One Fulvia fulva chromosome 12, complete sequence genomic region harbors:
- a CDS encoding ATP-dependent RNA helicase mtr4: protein MADEMFDVFDEKATAKSKGKKSKKRSLNGDVKRAEQQQNGDANMTDAHDFAPPATTAPAAPADDDVASEDADRGQKRRRRDEEPEPVVTDSFDTTQSRQVAAAAGLQAEKEETAVVLQHQVRHQVSLPPDCDYVPISQHKRPSEPARVWPFQLDPFQEVSIASIERNESVLVSAHTSAGKTVVAEYAIAQCLKNNQRVIYTSPIKALSNQKYREFQADFGDVGLMTGDVTINPTATCLVMTTEILRSMLYRGSEIMREVAWVVFDEVHYMRDKSRGVVWEETIILLPDKVRYVFLSATIPNAMQFAEWITKTHNQPCHVVYTDFRPTPLQHYFFPAGADGIHLVVDEKGVFREENFNKAMATIAEKAGDDGSDPMAKRKGKGKDKKVNKGGKKDGPTDIYKIVKMIMMKNYNPVIVFSFSKRDCENYALQMSQLAFNDESEKAMVSKVFNSAIEMLSDEDKELPQIQHLLPLLRRGIGIHHSGLLPILKETIEILFQEGLIKVLFATETFSIGLNMPAKTVVFTSVRKFDGISLRWVTPSEFIQMSGRAGRRGLDERGIVIMMIDEKMEPGVAKEIVRGEQDKLNSAFYLGYNMILNLMRVEGISPEFMLERCFFQFQNAASVSGLEKQLMELEQKRLEMAIENEPEIKEYYDLRKNLTNYANEMKAVITHPQYLTKFLQQGRLVKVKYKDHDFGWGAVVNFVSVKPGKGQKQEDIPSSASVVVDVLLNVAADVTPPPPGSKLSDDLPPGVRPPGPGEKGKMEVAPIMNGTIDSVGHLRVFLPNDLRTQEQRNTVRKALEEIARRFPDGIAILDPIENMGIEDDGFKKLLRKIEVLEHKLLSSPLHKDERLPELYDQYNAKVELSNEIKALRKKMSDALSVLQLDELKNRKRVLRRLGFVNDADVVQLKARVACEISTGDELVLSELLFNRFFNELTPEQCAAVLSCFIFEEKSEEKGALKEELAKPFREIQAQARQVAKVSMESKVVVNEEEYLQSFKPELMEVVYAWTHGASFAAICKMTDVYEGSLIRLFRRLEELLRQVAQASKVMGSDELEQKFEVALTKVRRDIVAAQSLYL from the exons ATGGCCGACGAAATGTTTGACGTCTTCGACGAGAAGGCGACCGCTAAATCGAAGGGCAAGAAGAGCAAGAAGCGATCACTCAATGGCGATGTCAAACGCGCAGAACAGCAGCAGAATGGCGATGCGAATATGACAGATGCACACGACTTTGCGCCTCCAGCCACGACAGCACCGGCAGCGCCAGCAGACGATGATGTCGCTTCAGAAGATGCCGACCGAGGACAGAAGCGACGACGCCGCGATGAAGAACCCGAGCCCGTAGTCACCGACTCATTTGACACCACACAATCGAGACAAGTTGCCGCAGCAGCAGGCCTGCAAGCGGAGAAAGAGGAGACCGCAGTAGTACTGCAGCATCAAGTGCGCCATCAAGTATCACTACCTCCCGACTGCGACTACGTCCCCATATCACAACACAAGCGCCCGTCGGAGCCTGCGCGGGTATGGCCTTTCCAACTCGATCCTTTCCAAGAGGTCTCAATAGCCTCGATAGAGCGCAACGAGAGCGTACTAGTGTCGGCGCACACTAGTGCAGGGAAGACGGTGGTGGCAGAATACGCGATCGCCCAGTGTCTCAAGAACAACCAGCGAGTCATCTACACAAGTCCTATCAAGGCGCTAAGCAACCAGAAATACCGCGAGTTTCAGGCTGACTTTGGCGATGTTGGCCTTATGACTGGAGATGTGACCATCAATCCCACGGCAACATGTTTG GTCATGACGACGGAGATTCTACGATCTATGTTGTACCGCGGTAGTGAGATCATGCGCGAAGTCGCCTGGGTGGTCTTTGACGAGGTCCATTACATGCGCGACAAGTCGCGTGGTGTGGTATGGGAAGAGACAATCATCCTACTCCCCGACAAGGTCCGCTACGTCTTCCTCTCCGCCACGATACCCAACGCTATGCAATTCGCCGAGTGGATCACAAAGACTCACAACCAGCCCTGTCACGTCGTCTACACCGATTTCCGACCTACACCTCTCCAGCACTACTTCTTCCCAGCAGGCGCAGACGGCATACATTTGGTCGTGGATGAGAAGGGTGTATTCCGAGAAGAGAACTTCAACAAAGCCATGGCTACCATCGCAGAAAAAGCGGGAGATGATGGCTCAGATCCAATGGCTAAGCGGAAAGGCAAAGGCAAAGACAAGAAGGTGAACAAGGGCGGCAAGAAGGATGGACCGACGGACATCTATAAGATCGTGAAGATGATCATGATGAAGAACTACAACCCAGTCATCGTTTTCTCCTTCTCAAAACGAGATTGTGAAAACTATGCTCTGCAAATGAGCCAGCTCGCGTTCAACGATGAGTCTGAGAAGGCGATGGTGTCGAAAGTCTTCAACAGTGCGATTGAGATGCTGTCGGACGAGGACAAAGAGCTGCCCCAGATACAACATCTTCTACCCCTCCTGCGACGAGGTATCGGCATTCATCACTCTGGTCTGCTCCCGATCCTGAAGGAGACGATCGAGATTCTTTTCCAGGAGGGGTTGATCAAGGTACTCTTCGCAACCGAGACCTTCTCAATTGGCCTCAACATGCCGGCAAAGACTGTTGTGTTCACGTCGGTGCGCAAGTTCGACGGCATTTCACTCCGTTGGGTCACGCCCAGTGAGTTCATTCAGATGTCTGGGCGAGCTGGTCGTAGAGGTCTCGACGAGCGTGGTATTGTTATCATGATGATCGACGAGAAGATGGAGCCCGGTGTGGCGAAGGAGATTGTACGCGGTGAGCAAGATAAGCTCAACAGTGCTTTCTATCTGGGCTACAACATGATTCTCAACCTCATGCGAGTCGAGGGTATCAGTCCAGAGTTCATGCTCGAGCGCTGTTTCTTCCAGTTCCAGAACGCGGCATCAGTTTCCGGCCTGGAGAAGCAGCTCATGGAGCTTGAGCAAAAGCGACTTGAGATGGCCATCGAGAACGAACCCGAGATCAAGGAGTACTACGACCTGCGAAAAAACCTCACAAACTACGCGAACGAGATGAAGGCCGTCATCACACATCCCCAATACCTCACCAAGTTCCTGCAACAAGGTCGACTTGTGAAAGTCAAGTACAAGGATCACGACTTCGGCTGGGGTGCCGTGGTCAACTTTGTGAGTGTCAAACCAGGAAAGGGCCAGAAGCAAGAGGATATTCCATCCTCAGCATCAGTCGTGGTCGATGTCCTCCTGAACGTCGCAGCAGACGTGACGCCACCACCGCCTGGATCCAAGCTCAGCGACGATCTACCGCCGGGAGTACGACCACCTGGACCTGGAGAGAAGGGCAAGATGGAGGTCGCTCCCATCATGAACGGCACAATCGACAGTGTTGGCCACCTCCGGGTGTTCCTGCCTAACGACTTGCGCACGCAGGAGCAACGCAACACTGTCCGCAAGGCGCTTGAAGAGATCGCGAGGCGCTTCCCTGACGGCATTGCCATCCTCGACCCGATTGAGAACATGGGCATTGAAGATGATGGGTTCAAGAAGCTTCTGCGCAAGATCGAAGTGCTTGAGCACAAGCTGCTGTCTTCACCACTGCACAAAGACGAGCGACTACCCGAGCTGTACGATCAGTACAACGCGAAGGTTGAGCTGTCAAACGAGATCAAGGCGCTTCGCAAGAAGATGTCTGATGCTCTGTCAGTTCTCCAACTTGACGAACTCAAGAACCGCAAGCGTGTGCTGCGACGACTCGGCTTTGTCAATGACGCCGATGTGGTTCAGCTCAAGGCTCGTGTCGCTTGCGAGATCTCGACTGGAGATGAGCTCGTGCTGTCAGAGCTTCTCTTCAACCGTTTCTTCAACGAGCTCACACCCGAGCAATGTGCCGCTGTCCTTTCATGCTTCATCTTCGAGGAGAAGAGTGAAGAGAAGGGCGCCCTCAAGGAAGAGCTCGCAAAACCCTTCCGAGAAATTCAGGCGCAAGCGCGACAGGTGGCAAAGGTCAGCATGGAGAGCAAGGTGGTGGTCAACGAGGAAGAATATCTACAGTCGTTCAAGCCGGAACTCATGGAAGTTGTGTATGCTTGGACGCATGGCGCGAGCTTCGCAGCGATCTG CAAAATGACAGATGTCTACGAAGGCTCGCTCATCCGCCTCTTCCGCCGACTTGAGGAGTTGCTACGGCAGGTCGCGCAAGCTTCGAAGGTCATGGGCTCCGATGAGCTCGAGCAGAAGTTCGAGGTCGCGCTCACGAAGGTGAGACGTGACATCGTCGCTGCGCAGTCCTTGTACTTGTAG